The proteins below are encoded in one region of Microbispora sp. NBC_01189:
- a CDS encoding GNAT family N-acetyltransferase: MSGVFTVTEATPEDGDAVGEIHAESWQAVYAKFFSPEFAAEAVRHRRGKWRGVLLENRDTVMLGALDGRPLAYTYFGASPARPEYAEIFGCYAHPDGWGTGVANALMAATLRRIGEQGFGRVHLWTLRDTAQSRRFYRKIGFTESGAVRGHDFGDGNPIDQVEYALILLRPPRSPGPAAR; encoded by the coding sequence GTGAGTGGAGTGTTCACGGTCACCGAAGCCACACCCGAGGACGGGGACGCGGTCGGCGAGATCCACGCGGAGTCGTGGCAGGCGGTCTACGCGAAGTTCTTCTCCCCGGAGTTCGCCGCCGAGGCGGTCAGGCACCGGCGTGGCAAATGGCGTGGCGTGCTCCTCGAGAATCGGGACACCGTCATGCTCGGCGCGCTGGACGGCCGGCCCCTCGCCTACACCTACTTCGGCGCCTCGCCGGCGCGACCGGAGTACGCCGAGATCTTCGGCTGTTACGCCCATCCGGACGGCTGGGGAACCGGTGTCGCCAACGCGCTGATGGCCGCGACCCTGCGCAGGATCGGCGAGCAGGGCTTCGGCCGGGTTCATCTCTGGACGCTCCGGGACACCGCGCAGTCGCGCCGCTTCTACCGGAAGATTGGCTTCACCGAATCGGGCGCGGTGCGCGGCCACGACTTCGGCGACGGCAACCCCATCGACCAGGTCGAGTACGCGCTGATCCTCCTCAGACCCCCGCGTTCCCCCGGCCCGGCAGCCCGGTGA